A stretch of Solea senegalensis isolate Sse05_10M linkage group LG10, IFAPA_SoseM_1, whole genome shotgun sequence DNA encodes these proteins:
- the LOC122775426 gene encoding GRAM domain-containing protein 2A-like isoform X1 has protein sequence MMTSENLEHGDDISVLPPQELEPAREEDGHCPLPFRLQLIDDLSYEDVKKCYRGSTVSKYNSQYHKLFKTVPKEEILMKVYSCALLRDILLQGRLYISRNWLCFYANLFGKDIKVCIPVVSVRLVKKHKTAGLVPNGLAITMDTAQKYVFVSLLSRDSVYDVLRRICTHLQVDGKSLSLKQYLEEPSSLSMDEFPEVLKWRRKPSLPAVSASLPDLLGNSAPSLAPDEPFSTHTLSDISLETEKILLTEPVPELDHVEYQLLKLFILLVFLLVLSSCYLAFRVCRLEQQLSFLSSQPTLRDRCGESPCWLTNQRTGT, from the exons ATGATGACGTCAGAGAACCTGGAGCACGGTGATGACATCAGCGTCCTGCCCCCGCAGGAGCTGGAGCCCGCGAGGGAGGAGGACGGACACTGCCCCCTGCCTTTCAG GCTGCAGCTGATCGATGACCTGTCTTATGAAGACGTGAAGAAGTGCTACAGAGGATCG ACCGTCAGCAAGTACAACTCTCAGTACCACAAACTGTTCAAGACTGTCCCAAAAGAGGAGATCCTGATGAAAG TGTACTCCTGTGCCTTGTTAAGGGACATCCTGCTGCAGGGACGACTCTACATCTCCAGAAACTGGTTGTGTTTCTACGCAAACCTGTTTGGTAAAGATATCAAA GTTTGTATTCCTGTCGTGTCGGTTCGTCTGGTGAAGAAACATAAGACTGCAGGTCTGGTACCAAACGGTCTGGCCATCACCATGGATACTGCACAGAAG tatgtgtttgtgtccctTCTGTCCAGAGACAGTGTCTATGACGTCCTCAGGAGGATCTGCACTCACCTGCAG GTGGACGGGAAGAGTCTGAGTCTGAAGCAGTACCTGGAGGAGCCCAGCTCTCTGTCCATG gacgAGTTTCCAGAGGTGTTAAAGTGGAGGAGGAAGCCGTCGCTGCCTGCTGTCTCCGCCTCCCTCCCTGACTTGCTGGGAAACTCCGCCCCCAGCCTCGCCCCCGACGAGcccttcagcacacacacactctctg acaTCAGTCTGGAGACGGAGAAGATCCTGCTGACAGAACCAGTACCTGAACTGGATCACGTGGAGTATCAGCTGCTGAAACTCTTCATCCTCCT tgtcttcCTGCTCGTCCTGTCCTCCTGTTACCTGGCCTTCAGAGTTTGTCGTctggagcagcagctcagctTCCTGAGCAGCCAGCCCACACTGAGAGACAG GTGTGGAGAGTCGCCGTGCTGGctgaccaatcagaggacaGGAACCTGA
- the si:dkey-12e7.1 gene encoding uncharacterized protein si:dkey-12e7.1, with protein MSPRKRPLVPVSSRRKAADDVFPFHFLPVECQLHVLSFLNEVDKCSCALVSLSWSRLVRSWKLWRVADYSRRGVFHLGQEGLLVSNREFERWKAWVHHYTHHLISRRASLLTLKASFDLGDHCNQWGELLSHLLDNVHCRDLSHLDLNWTFTLLEPLDLRVHPSSSSHQDSITKMDQVISFQNLLTKLTQSCPRVSRMRLHFDWSDTSVSLLAQFQQLRVLELKYFWVFKGVTPSTLHTLTKALPNLRSLTLHVLVPLRNLGISYTLESQSLEFLDVSPSRGLVFSRLKLPALRELRAKKIVRGITLDRKTRLRIQHRWPCLYNVLREGTPKLQALNNERLLPTWRERSYRELSAILEQSCYCVQHLDSWLW; from the exons ATGTCGCCACGGAAGAGGCCGCTGGTTCCTGTGAGCAGTCGCAGGAAAGCAGCGGACGACGTCTTCCCGTTCCACTTCCTGCCGGTGGAGTGTCAGCTGCACGTGCTGTCCTTCCTGAACGAGGTGGACAAGTGCAGCTGCGCACTAGTGAGTCTGAGCTGGAGTCGTCTCGTCCGCTCCTGGAAGCTGTGGCGAGTGGCCGACTATTCCCGCCGCGGCGTCTTCCACCTGGGTCAGGAGGGGCTGCTGGTTTCCAACCGTGAGTTTGAGCGCTGGAAAGCCTGGGTCCACCATTACACCCACCACCTCATCTCCCGCCGGGCCAGTCTGCTCACGCTCAAGGCCAGCTTCGACCTTGGGGACCACTGCAACCAGTGGGGGGAGCTGCTGAGCCACCTGCTGGACAATGTCCACTGCAGAGACCTCAGCCACCTGGACCTGAACTGGACCTTCACACTCCTGGAGCCTCTGGACCTCCGGGTCCACCCGAGTTCCAGCTCACACCAGGACAGCATCACCAAGATGGATCAG GTCATCAGTTTCCAGAACCTGCTGACCAAACTCACCCAGAGCTGCCCTCGAGTCTCCAGGATGCGTCTCCACTTCGACTGGTCAGACACGTCGGTGTCGCTGCTCGCTCAGTTCCAGCAGCTGCGAGTCCTCGAGCTCAAATACTTCTGGGTCTTCAAAGGCGTGACGCCGTCCACACTGCACACGCTAACCAAAGCCCTGCCCAACCTCAGGTCGCTGACACTGCATGTCCTGGTACCACTGAGGAACCTGGGGATCTCCTACACTCTGGAGTCTCAGTCTCTGGAATTCCTGGACGTGTCTCCCAGTCGAGGTCTGGTCTTCAGCCGCCTGAAGCTTCCTGCTCTGCGCGAGCTCCGAGCCAAGAAGATCGTCCGCGGCATCACGCTGGACCGGAAGACCCGGCTGAGGATCCAGCACCGGTGGCCGTGTCTCTACAATGTCCTGCGAGAGGGAACACCAAAGCTGCAGGCCCTCAACAACGAAAGGCTGCTCCCCACCTGGAGGGAACGCAGTTACCGCGAGCTGTCGGCCATCTTAGAACAGTCCTGTTACTGCGTCCAGCACCTGGACAGCTGGCTGTGGTGA
- the LOC122776324 gene encoding choline kinase alpha-like isoform X1 — MKTKFIHGVSSSRSMSLGLAVTENELQVQPDAREHEWKEPQRPEPQAEPDTRQRACLWCREFLHGAWKSVDESDFHIAVIRGGLSNKLFLCSLSDSVDTVGDEPRSVLLRLYGAILQMSCNKGDTRLSNKENHVQVSDLTSVH, encoded by the exons atgaaAACCAAATTCATCCACGGGGTTTCCTCGTCTCGCTCCATGTCGCTGGGGCTCGCGGTCACGGAGAACGAGCTGCAGGTGCAGCCTGACGCCCGCGAGCACGAGTGGAAGGAGCCGCAGCGGCCCGAGCCGCAGGCCGAGCCGGACACCCGGCAGAGGGCGTGTCTGTGGTGCAGGGAGTTTCTTCACGGAGCGTGGAAGAGCGTGGACGAGAGCGACTTCCACATCGCCGTCATCAG AGGAGGTCTGAGCAACAAGCTCTTCCTGTGCAGTCTCTCTGACAGCGTGGACACAGTTGGGGACGAGCCGAGGAGCGTCCTGCTCCGTCTCTACGGCGCCATCCTGCAG ATGTCCTGCAATAAAGGAGACACCCGACTGTCCAACAAAGAAAATCACGTCCAGGTGAGTGACCTGACGTCTGTCCACTga
- the LOC122775426 gene encoding GRAM domain-containing protein 2A-like isoform X2 translates to MVNLNDRLQLIDDLSYEDVKKCYRGSTVSKYNSQYHKLFKTVPKEEILMKVYSCALLRDILLQGRLYISRNWLCFYANLFGKDIKVCIPVVSVRLVKKHKTAGLVPNGLAITMDTAQKYVFVSLLSRDSVYDVLRRICTHLQVDGKSLSLKQYLEEPSSLSMDEFPEVLKWRRKPSLPAVSASLPDLLGNSAPSLAPDEPFSTHTLSDISLETEKILLTEPVPELDHVEYQLLKLFILLVFLLVLSSCYLAFRVCRLEQQLSFLSSQPTLRDRCGESPCWLTNQRTGT, encoded by the exons ATGGTCAACCTCaatgacag GCTGCAGCTGATCGATGACCTGTCTTATGAAGACGTGAAGAAGTGCTACAGAGGATCG ACCGTCAGCAAGTACAACTCTCAGTACCACAAACTGTTCAAGACTGTCCCAAAAGAGGAGATCCTGATGAAAG TGTACTCCTGTGCCTTGTTAAGGGACATCCTGCTGCAGGGACGACTCTACATCTCCAGAAACTGGTTGTGTTTCTACGCAAACCTGTTTGGTAAAGATATCAAA GTTTGTATTCCTGTCGTGTCGGTTCGTCTGGTGAAGAAACATAAGACTGCAGGTCTGGTACCAAACGGTCTGGCCATCACCATGGATACTGCACAGAAG tatgtgtttgtgtccctTCTGTCCAGAGACAGTGTCTATGACGTCCTCAGGAGGATCTGCACTCACCTGCAG GTGGACGGGAAGAGTCTGAGTCTGAAGCAGTACCTGGAGGAGCCCAGCTCTCTGTCCATG gacgAGTTTCCAGAGGTGTTAAAGTGGAGGAGGAAGCCGTCGCTGCCTGCTGTCTCCGCCTCCCTCCCTGACTTGCTGGGAAACTCCGCCCCCAGCCTCGCCCCCGACGAGcccttcagcacacacacactctctg acaTCAGTCTGGAGACGGAGAAGATCCTGCTGACAGAACCAGTACCTGAACTGGATCACGTGGAGTATCAGCTGCTGAAACTCTTCATCCTCCT tgtcttcCTGCTCGTCCTGTCCTCCTGTTACCTGGCCTTCAGAGTTTGTCGTctggagcagcagctcagctTCCTGAGCAGCCAGCCCACACTGAGAGACAG GTGTGGAGAGTCGCCGTGCTGGctgaccaatcagaggacaGGAACCTGA
- the LOC122776324 gene encoding choline kinase alpha-like isoform X2, whose protein sequence is MKTKFIHGVSSSRSMSLGLAVTENELQVQPDAREHEWKEPQRPEPQAEPDTRQRACLWCREFLHGAWKSVDESDFHIAVIRGGLSNKLFLCSLSDSVDTVGDEPRSVLLRLYGAILQDKPSPKEQSLELTSS, encoded by the exons atgaaAACCAAATTCATCCACGGGGTTTCCTCGTCTCGCTCCATGTCGCTGGGGCTCGCGGTCACGGAGAACGAGCTGCAGGTGCAGCCTGACGCCCGCGAGCACGAGTGGAAGGAGCCGCAGCGGCCCGAGCCGCAGGCCGAGCCGGACACCCGGCAGAGGGCGTGTCTGTGGTGCAGGGAGTTTCTTCACGGAGCGTGGAAGAGCGTGGACGAGAGCGACTTCCACATCGCCGTCATCAG AGGAGGTCTGAGCAACAAGCTCTTCCTGTGCAGTCTCTCTGACAGCGTGGACACAGTTGGGGACGAGCCGAGGAGCGTCCTGCTCCGTCTCTACGGCGCCATCCTGCAG GACAAACCTTCCCCAAAGGAACAAAGTCTTGAGCTCACTAGTTCCTAG